From a single Silene latifolia isolate original U9 population chromosome 6, ASM4854445v1, whole genome shotgun sequence genomic region:
- the LOC141658596 gene encoding uncharacterized protein LOC141658596 gives MAQQQQQFQDECCYVCGVRGYQELLVCCSKCSDLAIHKYCLGIVPGSLEDKNGVHWLCDYCCEPPMNIGTSDRISDNVSTSNSAQVLENNYEIIAVQEQPEPLCIEYTDEQEEATEIMMGVVLIVSPCGEAIILDDNPSIRVDNLDYKTLVRSISTHIASTTDKIISDGVDGYKPCLAKTKMNKRKNELEKLDIVGFRRSPRMKRRKILKKCRGVSVY, from the exons ATggcgcaacaacaacaacaatttcag GATGAATGTTGTTACGTCTGTGGTGTACGAGGATACCAAGAGCTTCTAGTTTGCTGTTCCAAGTGTTCCGACCTTGCTATTCATAA ATATTGCTTGGGTATAGTACCGGGAAGCCTAGAGGACAAGAACGGTGTACATTGGCTTTGTGACTATTGTTGTGAACCTCCTATGAATATTGGAACCAGTGATCGAATTTCGGACAATGTTTCAACATCGAATTCTGCTCAAGTACTCGAAA ATAACTATGAGATAATTGCAGTTCAGGAGCAACCAGAACCATTGTGCATAGAATATACAGATGAACAGGAAGAAGCAACAGAAATTATGATGGGAGTGGTATTGATAGTGAGTCCATGTGGGGAAGCTATAATCCTCGACGACAACCCAAGCATTCGTGTTGATAATCTCGATTATAAGACCTTGGTTAGGTCGATTTCGACTCACATTGCTAGCACCACTGACAAGATTATATCTGATGGTGTTGATGGATATAAGCCCTGCTTGGCTAAGACTAAGATGAACAAAAGGAAGAATGAATTGGAGAAACTGGACATTGTTGGATTCAGGAGATCGCCGAGGATGAAAAGGCggaaaatattgaagaaatgCAGAGGAGTTTCTGTTTACTAG
- the LOC141658598 gene encoding L-type lectin-domain containing receptor kinase S.6, translating into MKSSSSSSSSSMAIFIIITILFININLPTTFSISSNNYNNINKNVTLYGDATFTTNTTTNTTSISLTKQQFSSFGASFYTFPLRFLDSKTNSCFSFFTHFTFTITPVSDPGEGLSFLITSNVGSFNQEIGHLGLPELRLSSQDSFFAAEFDTKFDPFVNDINGNHVGIDVDSYSSLVSVDGYSKGVNFSSGKKIHAWIEYKNLGKLINVWISYSSDKPQDPAISAKIDLSTRMKEFMYVGFVAANGQVSALHVLDTWRFKIFESDFFSPEMVPDGLTVIIEDCMICNPERSGNSDVDDYKRNSIRSSGVNKRLLTVICVTVTILLCFFAAVVGIVIWKPSWNPAGRGKKKNLGLMLRIEAKKGPIKLSLSDIMSATNGFSKSRIIGKGASATVYKGILSDDQVVAVKRFHHVNRLDILTPFTNEFATMSRGLRHKNLVKLLGWCCENNELVLVYEFVPNGSLDKILFASNVVLAWEQRMSIIRGIASCLSYLHEECDVQIIHRDVKSCNVMLDSDFTSKLGDLGLAEVYNHGSKSNPRKSTLPGGTMGYLAPEYVYQGVPTVKSDVYSFGVVLLEVMSGRRAVHEGGLQLVELVWTLWEIGRLTEAADAKLKGKCSRKDIERVLKVGLWCTHPDSIKRPTAKEVVLMLTQELPVPGLPAKKPNIELRVNDQGDDKLESPWGTPKTHFGND; encoded by the coding sequence ATgaaatcatcatcttcttcttcgtcttcttcaatggcgatcttcatcatcatcaccatactCTTCATCAACATCAACTTACCAACAACATTTTCAATTTCGTCGAACAAttacaacaacatcaacaaaaacGTAACACTTTACGGAGATGCAACATTTACCACCAACACAACTACTAACACCACTTCAATCAGCTTAACCAAACAACAATTCTCTTCATTCGGAGCTTCGTTCTACACTTTCCCGCTTCGTTTTCTCGACTCGAAAACAAACTCGTGTTTTTCTTTCTTtactcatttcactttcacaatCACCCCTGTTTCAGACCCCGGTGAAGGTCTCTCATTCTTGATTACTTCCAATGTCGGATCATTTAATCAAGAAATTGGTCACTTGGGTCTTCCTGAATTGCGTTTATCGTCTCAAGACTCGTTTTTCGCAGCCGAATTTGATACAAAGTTTGATCCTTTTGTTAATGACATTAATGGAAACCATGTCGGAATCGATGTCGATTCGTATTCGAGTTTGGTTTCTGTTGATGGGTATTCTAAAGGAGTTAATTTTAGTAGTGGGAAAAAAATTCATGCTTGGATTGAATACAAGAATCTTGGTAAATTGATCAATGTTTGGATTAGTTATTCTTCTGATAAGCCTCAAGATCCTGCAATTTCTGCAAAAATCGATCTTTCGACCCGTATGAAGGAGTTTATGTATGTTGGTTTTGTTGCTGCTAATGGACAGGTTTCAGCGTTACATGTTTTAGATACTTGGAGATTTAAGATTTTCGAGTCCGATTTCTTTTCTCCTGAGATGGTTCCTGATGGCCTTACTGTAATAATTGAGGATTGTATGATCTGCAATCCTGAAAGATCAGGAAATTCTGATGTCGACGATTATAAACGTAATTCAATTCGTTCTTCTGGTGTAAACAAAAGGTTGTTGACTGTCATATGTGTAACAGTTACAATTCTGCTGTGTTTTTTCGCTGCTGTTGTCGGTATAGTTATTTGGAAACCGAGTTGGAACCCTGCAGGAAGGGGTAAGAAAAAGAATTTGGGTTTAATGCTAAGAATTGAGGCGAAAAAGGGTCCGATTAAGTTGTCGCTTTCAGATATAATGTCGGCTACTAACGGGTTCAGTAAGAGCAGGATCATAGGCAAAGGAGCATCAGCAACTGTCTATAAAGGAATTCTCAGTGATGATCAAGTCGTGGCAGTGAAGCGATTTCATCATGTTAATCGTCTTGATATCCTTACACCGTTTACCAATGAATTCGCTACCATGTCTCGTGGTTTAAGGCATAAGAATCTGGTTAAGCTCCTTGGTTGGTGTTGTGAAAACAATGAGCTTGTCTTGGTTTATGAGTTTGTACCGAATGGTAGTCTTGATAAGATTTTATTTGCTTCGAATGTTGTGCTCGCTTGGGAGCAAAGAATGAGTATTATTCGCGGGATTGCTTCTTGTCTTTCGTACTTACACGAAGAATGTGATGTTCAGATTATTCACAGGGATGTAAAGTCCTGTAATGTGATGCTTGATTCTGATTTTACTTCTAAGCTTGGCGATTTAGGGTTAGCCGAGGTTTATAACCATGGGTCCAAGTCCAACCCGAGAAAATCCACGCTGCCAGGTGGCACAATGGGGTACTTGGCTCCAGAATACGTCTACCAAGGCGTACCAACTGTAAAGTCTGATGTTTACAGCTTTGGGGTGGTACTGTTGGAGGTGATGTCAGGAAGGCGGGCTGTACACGAGGGTGGACTGCAGCTTGTGGAACTGGTTTGGACATTGTGGGAGATAGGTAGACTGACTGAGGCTGCTGATGCAAAGCTGAAGGGAAAGTGTAGTCGGAAGGATATCGAGAGGGTGCTTAAGGTGGGATTATGGTGTACTCATCCTGACAGTATTAAAAGGCCTACTGCTAAAGAAGTAGTACTGATGTTAACACAGGAGTTGCCGGTTCCTGGTTTACCTGCAAAGAAGCCGAATATAGAGCTCCGGGTTAATGATCAGGGTGATGATAAGCTGGAAAGTCCATGGGGGACCCCGAAAACTCATTTCGGAAATGACTGA
- the LOC141587535 gene encoding PHD finger-containing protein 6-like, translated as MVVCQMCGDTGWLGALIFCSLCQRIAGHIYCLDQSKTTTEDEEIRWVCEFCEPSIIELSDSTDQSSEPQPFQSLARPRSTLDSKESLYTRTKEMQTLSLCNDRRNNHDKGKCIVEDVQFSGKYSTDNSQESSPSSEEIRDTIEPLPDYIWRGRFCVYGKYSCTILAHMSNEEACTEASEVISSLPTLLGLEIVPKINIWPLKLRNMVPTADTISVYFFPEDYSAERVYDRLVDYMIENEVAMITKVHDVELLVFSSRELHMNDWRYQRKYYLWGILRRKKKLLPQNQSDNHTSSHHGNISYTWPSGSTAEIGAKDSQDFEILS; from the exons ATGGTGGTATGTCAGATGTGTGGAGACACTGGTTGGCTTGGAGCATTGATTTTCTGCAGCTTATGCCAAAGAATTGCAGGGCATAT TTACTGCTTGGATCAGTCAAAAACGACGACTGAAGATGAAGAAATCAGATGGGTCTGTGAGTTCTGTGAACCAAGCATTATTGAACTGTCTGATTCTACAGACCAGTCTTCAGAACCGCAACCCTTTCAATCTTTAGCGCGGCCAAGGAGTACATTAGATTCTAAGGAATCTCTGTATACCAGAACTAAGGAAATGCAAACACTGTCATTGTGCAATGACCGGAGAAACAACCATGACAAGGGAAAGTGCATTGTTGAAGATGTGCAATTCTCAGGCAAATATTCTACTGATAATTCTCAAGAATCGTCACCAAGTTCAGAGGAGATTCGCGACACTATAGAGCCTCTACCAGATTACATATGGAG GGGACGTTTCTGCGTATATGGGAAGTACTCTTGTACCATCCTGGCACATATGTCAAATGAAGAAGCATGCACTGAAGCCTCAGAAGTAATAAGTTCATTGCCAACGCTCCTCGGTTTAGAGATAGTACCTAAAATCAACATTTGGCCTTTAAAGTTGAGGAACATGGTGCCGACAGCTGATACTATTTCTGTCTATTTCTTTCCTGAGGACTACAG TGCAGAAAGAGTATATGACAGGCTTGTGGATTACATGATTGAGAATGAAGTCGCGATGATTACCAAGGTTCATGATGTCGAGCTTCTGGTTTTTTCATCTCGTGAGTTACACATGAATGACTGGA GATATCAGAGAAAATATTATCTATGGGGTATACTTAGGAGAAAGAAGAAGTTATTGCCTCAAAATCAAAGCGACAATCACACGTCCAGCCACCATGGAAACATCAGTTATACTTGGCCTTCAGGCTCAACAGCTGAAATAGGTGCTAAGGACAgccaagattttgaaattttgagttAA
- the LOC141658599 gene encoding uncharacterized protein LOC141658599, with protein MVVCQKCGDTGWLEALVFCSLCQSNAEHSYCLDQSKTTTDDDEEIRWVCELCEPSIIELSDSTDQSSEPQPFQSLEQPRSPLDSKECLYTITKEVQTLSLCKDWKNNHDKGKCIVEDEQFSDKDSADNLAEACSSDDNSEESSPSSEDDFLDTIEPLPDYIWRYSFLL; from the exons ATGGTGGTATGTCAGAAGTGTGGAGACACTGGTTGGCTTGAAGCATTGGTTTTCTGCAGCTTATGCCAAAGTAATGCTGAGCACTC TTACTGCTTGGATCAGTCAAAAACAACGACAGACGATGATGAAGAAATCAGATGGGTCTGTGAGTTATGCGAACCAAGCATTATTGAACTGTCTGATTCTACAGACCAGTCTTCAGAACCCCAACCCTTTCAATCTTTAGAGCAGCCAAGGAGTCCATTAGATTCCAAGGAATGTTTGTATACCATAACTAAAGAAGTGCAAACACTGTCACTGTGCAAGGACTGGAAAAACAACCATGACAAGGGAAAGTGCATTGTTGAAGACGAGCAGTTCTCAGACAAAGATTCTGCTGATAATTTGGCTGAAGCCTGCAGTTCTGATGATAATTCTGAAGAATCGTCACCAAGTTCAGAGGACGACTTTCTCGACACTATAGAGCCTCTACCTGATTATATATGGAGGTATTCCTTCCTTCTCTAG
- the LOC141658600 gene encoding PHD finger-containing protein 1-like → MSNEACTEASEVISSLPTLLGLEIVPKINIWPSKFSNMVPTADNISVYFFPEDYSAERVYDRLVDYIIENELAMISKVHDVELLVFSSRELHLSDWRYQRIYYLWGILRRKKKLLSRNQSDKHTSSQQAGSISFTWPSGSTAEIGAKDNGLIRALAFAGQ, encoded by the exons ATGTCAAATGAAGCATGCACTGAAGCCTCAGAAGTAATAAGTTCATTGCCAACGCTCCTCGGCTTAGAGATAGTACCTAAAATCAACATTTGGCCTTCAAAGTTCAGCAACATGGTGCCGACAGCTGATAATATTTCTGTCTATTTCTTTCCTGAGGATTACAG TGCAGAAAGAGTATATGACAGGCTAGTGGATTACATAATTGAGAATGAATTAGCGATGATTTCTAAAGTTCATGATGTTGAACTTCTGGTTTTTTCATCTCGTGAACTACACCTCAGTGACTGGA GATATCAGAGAATATATTATCTGTGGGGTATACTTAGGAGAAAGAAGAAATTATTGTCTCGAAATCAAAGCGACAAACACACGTCCAGCCAGCAAGCTGGAAGCATCAGTTTTACTTGGCCTTCAGGCTCAACAGCGGAAATAGGTGCAAAGGACAACGGGCTAATAAGGGCACTCGCCTTTGCTGGACAATGA
- the LOC141586395 gene encoding glycine-rich RNA-binding protein RZ1A, whose product MADEYRCFVGSLSWNTTDRDLKEAFDKFGRLIEAKVVLDKFSGRSRGFGFVSFDDKRAMEEAIEAMNGMDLDGRSITVEKAQPSQGGSRDRDGDYGRDRDRGRDRGFGGGSRGSDRGGGGGGGGDCFKCGKPGHFARECPSDDGGRNGGRYGDRGDRRSGGGGYGPDRGGDRYGGGGGGGGGGGRYRDSGSRGGSGSERYGRDRDRSGPYERPSSGGYR is encoded by the exons ATGGCAGATGAGTATCGTTGTTTCGTGGGGAGCCTATCATGGAATACAACTGACAGGGATTTGAAAGAGGCATTTGACAAATTCGGCCGCCTGATTGAAGCAAAG GTTGTTTTGGACAAATTCTCTGGACGTTCTCGTGGTTTTGGTtttgtttcttttgatgacaagAGAGCTATGGAAGAAGCTATTGAAGCGATGAACGGGATGGACTTAGATGGGCGTTCTATTACTGTGGAAAAGGCACAACCCAGCCAAGGTGGTTCTCGGGACCGAGATGGGGACTATGGCCGTGATCGTGATCGTGGCCGTGATCGTGGATTTGGAGGAGGTTCTAGGGGATCtgaccgtggtggtggtggcggtggtggtggtgactGCTTCAAATGTGGTAAGCCTGGACATTTTGCTCGTGAATGTCCATCTGATGACGGAGGCAGGAATGGTGGCAGGTATGGTGACAGAGGGGATCGTCGAAGTGGTGGCGGGGGCTATGGACCTGATCGTGGGGGAGACCGTTacggtggaggtggtggtggtggaggcgGCGGTGGTAGGTACAGAGACTCTGGTAGTCGTGGAGGGTCTGGAAGTGAAAGATATGGCCGTGACCGTGACCGCTCTGGCCCATATGAGCGCCCTTCATCTGGTGGTTACCGCTAG